In Betaproteobacteria bacterium, the following proteins share a genomic window:
- the gspE gene encoding type II secretion system ATPase GspE, with protein MSALPVENLPPRRLGEILLARGKLDAANLDRALRLQEGEAHERLGVILNRLGLVSARDLADALSERLGIAVATAAEYPDLPILEEQVSYRFLRDAKALPLRESDEGVVVVMADPTDPFTLQSISMACRKPVIPRLAIVTELEAALERLYGAGKSSMGQIVDNIAARDEEQDLGDVEHLKDLASEAPVVRLVNLLITHALEARASDIHVEPFENRLIVRYRIDGVLNEVESPPRRLSAAVISRVKIMANLDIAERRLPQDGRIKLRIQGKEIDLRVSTVPTMHGESVVMRILDKGGVPLDFASLGFDGKLLEAFLEALNQPHGVLLVTGPTGSGKTTTLYTALDRLNRPDVKILTVEDPVEYQMPGINQIQVKPQINLTFANALRSIVRQDPDVIMIGEIRDLETAEIAVQSALTGHLVLSTVHTNDAPSTVNRLLDMGIEDYLLTSTVVGILAQRLVRALCTHCRKPYVALPEVVEQMGLRRFVPDGEVTLHHAAGCGQCSGTGYFGRMGIMEMLPLTDRLRSLVMRHANSADLRAAAVEEGMESMFENGLRKAVAGVTTLEEVLRVTRED; from the coding sequence TCGCCCGCGGCAAGCTTGATGCCGCCAACCTGGATCGGGCGCTGCGCCTGCAGGAAGGCGAGGCGCATGAGAGGCTCGGGGTCATCCTGAACCGCCTCGGGCTGGTTTCCGCCCGCGATCTCGCCGATGCCCTGTCGGAGCGGCTTGGGATTGCCGTTGCCACCGCGGCCGAGTACCCCGACCTTCCGATCCTCGAGGAGCAGGTCTCGTACCGGTTCCTTCGCGACGCCAAGGCGCTTCCGCTCCGGGAGTCCGACGAGGGCGTGGTGGTCGTGATGGCCGATCCCACCGACCCGTTCACGCTGCAGTCGATCTCGATGGCCTGCCGCAAGCCGGTCATCCCGCGCCTGGCGATCGTCACCGAACTCGAAGCGGCCCTCGAGCGCCTCTATGGCGCGGGGAAGAGTTCCATGGGCCAGATCGTGGACAACATCGCCGCGCGGGACGAGGAGCAGGACCTCGGCGACGTCGAGCACCTGAAGGATCTCGCCTCGGAAGCGCCGGTGGTGCGCCTGGTGAACCTGCTCATCACGCACGCGCTGGAGGCGAGGGCTTCCGACATCCATGTCGAGCCCTTCGAGAACCGGCTCATCGTGCGCTACCGCATCGACGGGGTCCTGAACGAGGTGGAATCGCCGCCCCGGCGGCTTTCGGCCGCCGTGATCTCGCGCGTGAAGATCATGGCGAACCTCGACATTGCCGAACGGCGCCTGCCGCAGGACGGACGCATCAAGCTGCGCATCCAGGGCAAGGAGATCGACCTTCGCGTCTCCACCGTGCCCACGATGCACGGCGAGAGCGTCGTGATGCGAATCCTCGACAAGGGCGGCGTGCCGCTCGACTTCGCCTCCCTGGGTTTCGACGGGAAGTTGCTCGAAGCCTTCCTCGAGGCGCTCAACCAGCCGCACGGCGTGCTCCTCGTGACCGGGCCCACGGGTTCGGGCAAGACGACCACGCTTTACACGGCGCTCGACCGCCTGAACCGGCCGGACGTGAAGATCCTCACGGTCGAGGACCCGGTCGAATACCAGATGCCCGGCATCAACCAGATCCAGGTGAAGCCGCAGATCAACCTCACCTTCGCGAACGCGCTGCGCTCCATCGTGCGCCAGGATCCGGACGTGATCATGATCGGCGAGATCCGCGACCTCGAGACGGCGGAGATCGCGGTGCAGTCGGCGCTCACCGGCCACCTCGTGCTCTCCACCGTGCACACCAACGATGCGCCCTCCACGGTGAACCGCCTGCTCGACATGGGCATCGAGGATTACCTGCTCACCTCCACGGTGGTGGGCATCCTCGCCCAGCGCCTGGTGCGCGCGCTCTGCACGCACTGCCGCAAGCCCTACGTGGCCCTCCCGGAAGTGGTCGAGCAGATGGGTCTGCGGCGCTTCGTGCCCGACGGCGAGGTCACGCTCCACCACGCCGCGGGCTGCGGCCAATGCAGCGGCACGGGCTACTTCGGGCGCATGGGCATCATGGAAATGCTGCCGCTGACGGACCGCCTTCGCTCGCTCGTGATGCGCCATGCCAACTCGGCGGACCTGCGCGCCGCCGCGGTCGAGGAGGGGATGGAGTCGATGTTCGAGAACGGCCTGCGCAAGGCCGTCGCGGGCGTGACGACGCTCGAGGAAGTGCTTCGCGTCACCCGCGAAGACTGA
- a CDS encoding type II secretion system F family protein — MPLFQYKAVTPAGEVLEGVMDAATHKGVIERLRDMGYTPIRAVDASAAETPAATGRRASSGILFRRGVKADEVGVVTEEISTLLGAGLPLDRSLEILVSLAENERVAEVLSRVRNEVRGGASLSKALEAQGGVFSRFYVNMVRAGEAGGSLADVLARLAEFMERSKDLRESVKSALIYPAILVAVALLSVVVLLAVVVPQFEPIFAQSGKALPWITETVLAAGALLRGYWWALVLGTVAAVFIISRRLRSPEAKLYWDRVVLKLPIFGDLAAKVETARLARTLGTLLRNGVSLVNALSIGRETMGNTYMIAGLAEVGRELKTGRGFAKPMLETRRFPPFAVHMIQVGEETGRLDRMLLDVADVYDREVARAVKRALALLEPAIILFLTVVVGGVILSILAAMLTIYDIPL; from the coding sequence ATGCCGCTCTTCCAGTACAAGGCCGTGACCCCCGCGGGCGAGGTTCTCGAGGGCGTCATGGACGCGGCCACGCACAAGGGCGTCATCGAACGCCTGCGCGACATGGGCTACACGCCCATCCGCGCGGTCGACGCGAGCGCGGCCGAGACGCCCGCGGCCACCGGACGGCGTGCATCCTCCGGAATTCTCTTTCGCCGCGGCGTGAAGGCCGACGAGGTGGGCGTCGTGACCGAGGAAATCTCGACGCTCCTCGGGGCGGGGCTGCCTCTCGACCGCAGTCTCGAGATCCTCGTGAGCCTCGCGGAAAACGAGCGGGTGGCCGAGGTGCTGTCGAGGGTGCGCAACGAGGTTCGCGGAGGCGCCTCGCTTTCCAAGGCCCTGGAGGCGCAGGGCGGCGTCTTCTCCCGTTTCTACGTGAACATGGTCCGGGCGGGCGAGGCGGGCGGCTCGCTCGCCGATGTCCTCGCGCGCCTGGCGGAATTCATGGAGCGCTCCAAGGATCTGCGGGAAAGCGTCAAGTCCGCCCTCATCTACCCGGCGATTCTGGTCGCGGTGGCACTCCTTTCCGTGGTCGTCCTGCTCGCAGTGGTCGTGCCGCAGTTCGAGCCCATCTTCGCGCAAAGCGGCAAGGCGCTGCCCTGGATCACGGAGACGGTGCTCGCCGCGGGTGCCCTGCTGCGCGGGTATTGGTGGGCCCTCGTTCTGGGCACGGTCGCCGCCGTGTTCATCATTTCACGGCGCCTGCGCTCGCCGGAGGCCAAGCTCTACTGGGACCGCGTCGTGCTGAAGCTGCCGATCTTCGGCGACCTGGCGGCCAAGGTGGAGACGGCCCGGCTCGCGCGAACGCTCGGCACGCTGCTTCGCAACGGGGTGTCGCTCGTCAACGCGCTGTCGATCGGACGCGAGACGATGGGCAACACCTACATGATCGCCGGCCTCGCCGAGGTCGGGCGCGAGCTCAAGACGGGCCGCGGTTTCGCGAAACCGATGCTGGAGACGCGCCGGTTCCCGCCCTTCGCGGTCCACATGATCCAGGTGGGCGAGGAGACCGGGCGCCTGGACCGCATGCTCCTGGACGTGGCCGACGTGTACGATCGGGAGGTGGCCCGCGCGGTAAAGCGCGCACTTGCGCTCCTTGAGCCCGCGATCATCCTGTTCCTCACCGTCGTCGTGGGTGGCGTCATCCTGTCGATCCTTGCCGCCATGCTCACGATCTACGACATCCCCCTCTAG
- the gspG gene encoding type II secretion system major pseudopilin GspG, with protein MTPYRPLSSRANRGFTLLELVMVLVIIGVILAMVGPRIFTNLGRANAEVAKTKMETIGGQLELFKLDVGRYPTTQEGLGALIAAPSGLANWNGPYLKDAKALKDPWTRDFTYRSPGEKAAYDLVSLGADGKEGGDGENKDIRN; from the coding sequence ATGACCCCATACCGCCCGCTTTCCTCCCGCGCCAACCGAGGCTTCACGCTGCTCGAGCTGGTCATGGTGCTCGTGATCATCGGCGTGATCCTCGCCATGGTCGGTCCGCGCATCTTCACCAACCTCGGGCGCGCCAATGCCGAGGTGGCCAAGACCAAGATGGAGACGATCGGCGGGCAGCTCGAGCTCTTCAAGCTGGACGTGGGCCGCTATCCCACGACGCAGGAAGGGCTCGGGGCGCTCATCGCCGCACCCTCGGGCCTGGCGAACTGGAACGGCCCCTATCTCAAGGACGCGAAGGCGCTCAAGGATCCGTGGACGCGCGACTTCACGTACCGCTCGCCGGGGGAAAAGGCCGCCTACGACCTCGTTTCGCTGGGCGCGGACGGCAAGGAAGGCGGCGACGGCGAGAACAAGGACATCCGCAACTGA
- a CDS encoding GspH/FimT family pseudopilin, whose product MRSARQSGFTLLELVLVLVIAASGYALTVRFAGSGVSGAQLKSSARTVAAGLREARGQAIATQESAALSVDLDKRTIEVTGANRPRALPERLEIKLYTATSEIVDDKRGAIRFFPDGSSTGGRVTLASGERRFLVDVEWLTGRVSIKEGG is encoded by the coding sequence ATGCGCAGCGCCCGGCAGAGCGGCTTCACCCTGCTCGAGCTGGTGCTCGTGCTGGTGATCGCGGCTTCCGGCTATGCGCTCACCGTGCGCTTCGCCGGCTCCGGGGTGTCGGGTGCGCAGCTGAAGAGCTCCGCGCGTACCGTGGCGGCCGGCCTGCGCGAGGCACGGGGCCAGGCGATCGCCACGCAGGAGAGCGCCGCCCTGAGCGTGGACCTCGACAAGCGCACCATCGAAGTGACGGGCGCCAACCGGCCGCGCGCGCTTCCGGAGCGGCTCGAGATCAAGCTCTACACCGCGACGTCGGAGATCGTGGACGACAAGCGCGGCGCCATCCGGTTCTTTCCCGACGGCAGCTCCACGGGCGGGCGCGTCACGCTCGCCTCGGGCGAGCGCAGGTTCCTGGTCGATGTCGAATGGCTCACGGGACGCGTGAGCATCAAGGAGGGGGGCTAG
- a CDS encoding prepilin-type N-terminal cleavage/methylation domain-containing protein, giving the protein MLAQQRRPAPEAGFTILEVLVAFMVFAVAFGALMQVFSGGLREAQVADEYARASQVAQSRLAGVTAAERIEESSTAGTEDGFAWSLAVTPYDEREEYTDADRTKEYSLRVRLLKVESVVAWHASDGRDRNVRLATLLLVGKQ; this is encoded by the coding sequence ATGCTCGCGCAGCAGCGCCGGCCCGCACCCGAAGCGGGCTTCACGATCCTCGAAGTCCTGGTCGCGTTCATGGTTTTCGCGGTGGCGTTCGGCGCACTGATGCAAGTCTTCTCGGGCGGGCTGCGCGAGGCGCAGGTCGCCGACGAATACGCGCGGGCCTCGCAGGTTGCGCAGTCGCGTCTGGCCGGCGTCACCGCGGCCGAGCGCATCGAGGAAAGTTCCACCGCCGGGACCGAGGACGGGTTCGCCTGGTCGCTGGCCGTCACGCCGTACGACGAGCGCGAGGAGTACACCGACGCCGACCGCACCAAGGAATACAGCCTGCGCGTGCGCCTGCTCAAGGTGGAGTCCGTCGTCGCGTGGCACGCGTCCGACGGGCGCGACCGGAACGTGCGCTTGGCCACCCTGCTGCTGGTGGGCAAGCAATGA
- a CDS encoding prepilin-type N-terminal cleavage/methylation domain-containing protein, protein MNRARERGFTMLETVVALTLLAVMLGMLFTGLRTGLRAWDAGLGRAERADQLLLTMGFLRRDLSNAFPWRLKDPVVTRLAFLGERERVRFVSSRPAEVGGGGLAFVSVAYEAAAGPQGAGKLVMRREFAAANAQDLATLDEAEKFTLLEEVTAARLEYFGSENDVIAPAWSDRWEVKQRMPSHVRLSMEVGGRKLSPIVIALRLGEEAGCFEGLFQRQCMPRR, encoded by the coding sequence ATGAACCGCGCGCGCGAACGCGGTTTCACGATGCTCGAGACGGTGGTCGCGCTCACGCTGCTCGCGGTCATGCTCGGCATGCTCTTCACGGGCCTTCGCACGGGCCTTCGCGCGTGGGACGCGGGCCTGGGCCGGGCCGAACGCGCCGACCAGCTGCTGCTCACGATGGGCTTCCTGCGCCGCGATCTCTCCAATGCCTTCCCGTGGCGCCTCAAGGACCCGGTGGTCACGCGCCTCGCATTCCTGGGCGAGCGCGAGCGCGTGCGCTTCGTCTCGTCCCGCCCCGCGGAAGTCGGCGGCGGAGGGCTCGCTTTCGTCTCGGTGGCCTACGAGGCCGCGGCGGGCCCGCAGGGCGCCGGGAAGCTCGTGATGCGGCGTGAGTTCGCGGCCGCGAACGCACAGGACCTCGCGACGCTCGACGAGGCGGAGAAGTTCACGCTGCTCGAGGAAGTCACCGCGGCCCGACTCGAGTACTTCGGTTCCGAGAACGACGTGATCGCTCCGGCGTGGTCCGACAGGTGGGAAGTGAAGCAGCGGATGCCCTCCCACGTGCGCCTGAGCATGGAGGTGGGCGGGCGCAAGCTGTCGCCGATCGTCATCGCGCTTCGGCTGGGCGAGGAGGCCGGATGCTTCGAAGGGTTGTTCCAGCGCCAGTGCATGCCGCGTCGATGA
- a CDS encoding general secretion pathway protein GspK, whose product MRAPPSRERGVALVLVVFVVTLLLVVAGSFAYSVRIDARAARNAALIAKGEALAQAAISRTAIEMFKTPGSPEVWKREDLPRQWTFDGAEISVRFTDESAKIDINSANNELLKGLFRYAGLGEEEAVKLLDALLDWRDADSLRRPFGAEEPEYAQAGLKGRPADYPFQATEELQLVLGMRPEVYQRIAPMITVYSRQPGVNPYYATRGVLLAIPGVTAEQVDAYIAERDAALRDQRLLPAFTAAGAFASYAQAGAATIRADVTVDGHLKVAREAVIVISPQFPRRPYAVLAWREPSREADRQVAAAPETPLVERR is encoded by the coding sequence ATGAGAGCGCCGCCCTCCCGGGAGCGCGGCGTCGCGCTCGTGCTCGTGGTCTTCGTGGTGACGCTGCTTCTCGTCGTGGCAGGCAGCTTCGCCTACTCGGTGAGAATCGATGCGCGCGCGGCGAGGAACGCGGCCCTCATCGCGAAGGGCGAAGCGCTGGCTCAGGCGGCCATTTCGCGCACGGCCATCGAAATGTTCAAGACGCCGGGCAGCCCCGAAGTCTGGAAGCGGGAGGACCTCCCGCGGCAATGGACTTTCGACGGCGCCGAGATCTCGGTCAGGTTCACGGACGAGTCTGCTAAAATCGACATCAATTCAGCGAACAACGAGTTGCTGAAGGGGCTGTTCCGGTACGCCGGCCTCGGCGAGGAGGAGGCGGTGAAGCTGCTCGATGCCCTCCTCGACTGGCGCGATGCCGACTCGCTGCGGCGGCCCTTCGGTGCTGAAGAGCCCGAATACGCGCAGGCCGGCCTCAAGGGCCGGCCTGCGGACTACCCTTTCCAGGCCACGGAGGAATTGCAGCTCGTCCTCGGGATGCGTCCCGAGGTTTACCAGCGCATCGCACCCATGATCACGGTTTACTCGCGCCAGCCCGGCGTGAACCCCTACTACGCCACTCGCGGCGTGCTGCTCGCCATCCCCGGTGTCACCGCCGAGCAGGTCGATGCGTACATCGCGGAACGCGATGCGGCCCTGCGCGACCAACGCCTCCTGCCGGCATTCACGGCCGCGGGCGCGTTCGCAAGCTACGCCCAGGCAGGCGCGGCCACGATCCGGGCCGATGTGACCGTGGACGGCCACCTCAAGGTCGCACGCGAAGCCGTCATCGTCATCAGCCCGCAGTTCCCAAGGCGCCCCTATGCGGTCCTCGCCTGGCGCGAGCCCTCGCGCGAAGCGGACAGGCAGGTTGCGGCCGCCCCGGAGACCCCGCTTGTCGAGCGTCGCTGA
- the gspD gene encoding type II secretion system secretin GspD codes for MRTHRWIASALVAAASVLLLASCSTLTRSLSGSAEEAPKAEFGPLPPAAPGSPAPAAPAPRSGSVAEKPKLYSGTGNFLSTKPLPPQLPAGPEEANLNFEALDMREAAKVILGDYLRESYTVHPAVTGNVTFRTIKPIPRSALLPTLEMLLRQNNAAVVREDGIYKVVPISAVRGSVSPQLGGALLPIPPGYTVLVVPVKYVGAREMAKILEPFAADNTVRVDDVRNLVILAGNQKEMRHLLDTIELFDVDWLSGYSVGIFPVRSADVKTLVGDLDKIFGPTSAGPLAGLVRVIPIERLNALLIVTTQPKYLETAKSWMERLDQIGGTSGGARLFVYQVRNGKAESLANLIGELFSKRSTTSTALPGLAPGARPAQIATPGAAVTGATTAATAASAAAFMIPGAAASMQGEVRVIADKDNNALLILASSADYEIIESALAKLDVIAKQVLVEVTIAEVTLSDDLKFGVDWFLRNRTESDGSITSGWLNTGSGLPDIPAGAVPAFSGLQLINRLGGDVRLVLNALGKDGRLQVLATPQLMVLDNQKAQIKVGDRISVQTQQQSVAGTTSGIINSFQYIETGILLTVTPRINSGGQVTLEVNQEVSVPQPVSVPGANPDISQRTATTTVVVASGEAIVLGGLIREDNLRGTAGLPLLSKIPVLGALFGTQTITKRRTELILLIRPVVLTNSQQAVDATEELRRKMPALEGFLMPRTTPPAK; via the coding sequence GTGAGAACCCATCGGTGGATTGCCTCGGCGCTTGTCGCGGCGGCTTCAGTGCTGCTGCTGGCGTCGTGCAGCACGCTGACGCGTTCGCTTTCAGGCTCCGCCGAGGAGGCGCCGAAAGCCGAGTTCGGGCCGCTGCCGCCCGCGGCACCCGGTTCGCCCGCCCCGGCAGCGCCGGCGCCCCGGTCCGGTTCCGTGGCGGAGAAGCCGAAGCTCTATTCGGGAACGGGCAATTTCCTGAGCACCAAGCCCCTGCCGCCCCAGCTGCCGGCGGGGCCCGAGGAGGCGAACCTCAACTTCGAGGCGCTGGACATGCGCGAGGCGGCGAAGGTGATCCTGGGCGACTACCTTCGCGAGTCGTACACGGTCCACCCCGCCGTCACGGGCAACGTGACCTTCCGCACCATCAAACCCATTCCGAGAAGCGCCCTCCTGCCCACCCTCGAGATGCTGCTTCGGCAGAACAACGCCGCGGTGGTGCGGGAGGATGGCATCTACAAGGTGGTGCCCATTTCAGCCGTTCGCGGCTCGGTGTCGCCGCAGCTTGGCGGCGCCCTCCTGCCCATCCCGCCCGGCTACACGGTGCTGGTGGTGCCCGTCAAATACGTCGGCGCGCGAGAGATGGCCAAGATCCTCGAGCCCTTCGCGGCCGACAACACGGTGCGCGTTGACGATGTGCGCAATCTCGTGATCCTGGCGGGCAACCAGAAGGAGATGCGCCACCTCCTCGATACCATCGAGCTCTTCGACGTGGACTGGCTCTCCGGCTACTCCGTGGGCATCTTCCCGGTTCGAAGCGCCGACGTGAAGACGCTCGTCGGAGACCTGGACAAGATATTCGGCCCGACTTCCGCCGGCCCGCTTGCGGGCCTCGTGCGCGTGATCCCGATCGAGCGCCTCAACGCGCTACTCATCGTCACGACGCAGCCGAAGTACCTCGAGACCGCCAAGTCCTGGATGGAACGCCTGGACCAGATAGGCGGCACCTCCGGCGGCGCGCGTCTCTTCGTCTACCAGGTGCGAAACGGCAAGGCCGAAAGCCTGGCGAACCTGATCGGCGAGCTGTTTTCCAAGCGCAGCACGACCTCGACCGCCCTTCCGGGCCTGGCCCCCGGCGCGCGTCCTGCGCAGATCGCCACCCCTGGAGCCGCGGTCACGGGCGCAACGACTGCCGCCACGGCAGCTTCCGCAGCCGCATTCATGATTCCCGGCGCGGCCGCCAGCATGCAGGGCGAAGTGCGCGTGATCGCGGACAAGGACAACAACGCGCTCCTCATCCTCGCCTCTTCCGCCGACTACGAAATCATCGAATCGGCGCTCGCGAAGCTCGACGTGATCGCCAAGCAGGTGCTGGTCGAGGTGACCATCGCGGAAGTGACGCTCTCCGACGACCTCAAGTTCGGCGTGGACTGGTTCCTCAGGAATCGCACGGAAAGCGACGGCAGCATCACCAGTGGATGGCTCAACACCGGATCGGGGCTGCCGGATATCCCGGCAGGCGCCGTGCCCGCATTTTCGGGGCTGCAGCTCATCAACCGCCTGGGCGGGGACGTGCGCCTGGTACTCAATGCGCTGGGCAAGGACGGACGCCTCCAGGTGCTGGCGACGCCGCAGCTCATGGTCCTCGACAACCAGAAGGCACAGATCAAGGTCGGCGACCGCATTTCCGTTCAGACCCAGCAGCAGAGCGTGGCCGGTACGACGAGTGGCATCATCAACAGCTTCCAGTACATCGAGACCGGGATCCTGCTGACGGTCACGCCGCGCATCAACTCGGGCGGGCAGGTGACGCTTGAGGTGAACCAGGAGGTGAGCGTGCCGCAGCCTGTGTCCGTGCCCGGCGCGAACCCCGACATCAGTCAACGCACCGCAACCACGACCGTCGTCGTGGCCTCCGGTGAGGCCATCGTCCTCGGCGGCCTCATCCGCGAGGACAACTTGCGGGGAACGGCTGGCCTGCCCCTACTTTCCAAGATACCGGTGCTCGGTGCCTTGTTCGGTACCCAGACGATCACCAAACGCCGGACGGAGCTGATCCTGCTCATCCGCCCGGTGGTACTTACCAATTCGCAGCAGGCGGTCGATGCGACCGAGGAACTGCGTCGCAAGATGCCCGCCCTGGAGGGGTTCCTGATGCCCCGAACCACCCCGCCGGCGAAATAG
- a CDS encoding peptidylprolyl isomerase, whose protein sequence is MKTIAFVACLFAASSAWAQAPAPAGKPLITNGSVQVTSEDFEAFLLRAPEDIRPELRASADRVAKALETIYANRVLADEARKIGLDKDPRVQLRMKQINESYLAQLWMNEYPKTVQTPDFTVRAQEIYKLDKARFTEPARINATHILISLEGRTREMALARANEVVAKARPDENFAALAKNYTDDPNFAKTGGRFEEVAAKDLEKPIADAIFAASPGAVVGPIETKGAFHVVRVESKLASRLRPFEEVKDTLVTLERERFTNLATDRRAGELKNTPQTKVYEDNISALIVNVDRDAVDRAHRPPLAGSQPR, encoded by the coding sequence ATGAAAACCATCGCCTTCGTTGCCTGCCTGTTCGCCGCCTCGTCAGCGTGGGCCCAGGCCCCCGCCCCCGCGGGCAAGCCCCTCATCACCAACGGTTCGGTCCAGGTCACCAGCGAGGATTTCGAGGCCTTCCTCCTGCGCGCCCCTGAAGACATTCGTCCGGAGCTCCGTGCAAGCGCGGACCGCGTTGCCAAGGCGCTGGAAACCATCTACGCCAACCGAGTGCTGGCTGACGAGGCCCGCAAGATCGGCCTGGACAAGGATCCGCGCGTGCAGCTGCGCATGAAGCAGATCAACGAAAGCTATCTCGCGCAGCTCTGGATGAACGAATACCCGAAGACCGTCCAGACGCCCGATTTCACCGTGAGAGCGCAGGAAATCTACAAGCTCGACAAGGCGAGGTTCACCGAGCCCGCCCGGATCAACGCGACGCACATCCTGATTTCCCTCGAGGGGCGCACCCGCGAAATGGCGCTCGCCCGCGCCAACGAGGTGGTTGCCAAGGCCCGGCCCGACGAGAATTTCGCCGCGCTCGCGAAGAACTACACGGACGACCCCAATTTCGCGAAGACAGGCGGGCGCTTCGAGGAGGTTGCGGCCAAGGATCTCGAGAAGCCCATCGCCGACGCGATCTTCGCGGCTTCGCCGGGCGCCGTCGTCGGTCCGATCGAAACCAAGGGTGCATTCCACGTCGTGCGCGTGGAAAGCAAGCTTGCATCGCGGTTGCGGCCGTTCGAGGAAGTGAAAGACACCCTCGTGACCCTCGAGCGCGAAAGGTTCACCAATCTCGCCACCGATCGGCGCGCTGGCGAGCTCAAGAACACGCCCCAGACCAAGGTCTACGAGGACAACATCAGCGCGCTCATCGTGAATGTCGACCGCGACGCCGTCGACCGCGCGCACCGGCCACCGCTTGCAGGTTCGCAGCCCCGCTGA
- a CDS encoding ABC transporter permease, with protein sequence MIWRHRWLLWSFARREILNRYAGSAAGIAWALAHPLALLAVYAFVFTGVFRVKLPPEIGTAGYTAFVAVTLWPWLMFADGLDRGMASVQENAGLIRKVAFPHQLVVHAAVLASFAVHVAGYLAVLLVLRLAGEPLHLSGLPWAFVLLLLLAMGTTGLAAVLATLQTLLRDVKQVVGVAITLLFYATPILYPASLVPAALKPVIGLNPLAWIVERLREVLLTGAGPSPLDLAIALGSALTLAAGLAFFERVSPYFEDFL encoded by the coding sequence GTGATCTGGCGCCACCGTTGGCTGCTGTGGTCCTTCGCGCGCCGTGAAATCCTGAATCGGTACGCCGGCTCGGCGGCCGGCATCGCCTGGGCTCTCGCCCACCCGCTTGCGCTCCTCGCCGTCTACGCCTTCGTCTTCACGGGCGTCTTCCGGGTGAAACTCCCGCCCGAGATCGGCACCGCAGGCTACACCGCATTCGTCGCCGTCACGCTCTGGCCCTGGCTCATGTTCGCCGACGGCCTGGACCGCGGCATGGCCTCGGTGCAGGAGAACGCGGGCCTCATCCGCAAGGTCGCCTTCCCGCACCAGCTGGTGGTGCACGCGGCGGTACTCGCGAGCTTCGCGGTGCACGTGGCCGGTTACCTCGCCGTGCTCCTCGTGCTGCGCCTTGCCGGCGAGCCGCTGCACCTTTCGGGGCTTCCCTGGGCCTTCGTGCTGCTGCTCCTCCTCGCCATGGGCACCACGGGGCTCGCCGCCGTCCTCGCGACGCTGCAAACGCTCCTGCGCGACGTGAAGCAGGTGGTAGGGGTGGCGATCACGCTGCTCTTCTACGCCACGCCGATCCTGTATCCCGCCTCGCTCGTCCCGGCCGCGCTCAAGCCCGTGATCGGCCTGAACCCCCTCGCGTGGATCGTCGAGCGGCTGCGCGAGGTGCTGCTCACCGGCGCGGGTCCCTCGCCCCTCGATCTGGCGATCGCCCTCGGCAGCGCCTTGACGCTTGCCGCGGGCCTGGCGTTCTTCGAGCGCGTTTCGCCGTATTTCGAGGACTTCCTGTGA